One window from the genome of Acidobacteriota bacterium encodes:
- a CDS encoding MFS transporter: MTDAKASLTWRFPTAFWTGNVVELFERAAYYGTFIALALYLTDVVGFSDVQAGWIG; encoded by the coding sequence ATGACCGACGCAAAGGCCTCGCTCACGTGGAGATTTCCCACGGCCTTCTGGACCGGCAACGTCGTGGAACTCTTCGAACGGGCGGCCTACTACGGGACATTCATCGCGCTGGCGCTCTACCTCACCGACGTGGTGGGCTTCTCGGACGTTCAGGCGGGGTGGATCGG